AATCCTGCTACCATTCACCATTTATAAACatgtttcttcttcctcatgcCTCGAGTTGCAAACCTTTCAAGATATTCAAACATGACCAAGTGTCCTCCTAACcctgtttttcttctcttcctatTCTTTAGGATTTTCTTGGTCATGGCACAAAACACAACCATCCCAATCAATGTGGGTGTGGTTCTTGACTTAGATACCCAGTTTGGGAAAATAGAGTTGAGCTGCATCAACATGGCCCTCTCTGACTTCTATGCCTCTCATTCTAACTACACTACTAGACTGGTCCTGCACACAAGGGACTCCGCGAGAGATGTTGTTGTGGCAGCTGATGCAGGTTCTCTCTATTGATCTTCTCTTTTaatgttttgctttttgtttcaCCCGAGTATTTTTTAACcatcaatttcatttttcttttttattagttAGCATGTTAAAGGTATCATATCTTGTTGAGGTACTTGCTGGGAAAAGCGGCTTAGATTAGAGTCATGTTTGTAATACTTCATCGGATTCATAACGAATCATCAATTGATGCACAAAGAATTAAAATTGCATCAGCGTGTAACTTAACTTAAAACTCTCATCTTTGAAACAGCGCTAGACTTAATAAAGAATGTTGAAGTGCAAGCCATCATAGGGCTAGAATCATCAATGCAAGCCAACTTTGTAATTGATCTTGGAGATCAAGCTCAGGTGCCCATAATCTCATTTTCAGCAACAAGCCCTTCTCTCCGGGGTTCATATTTTTTCCGAATTGCACAGAATGACTCATCTCAAGTTAGAGCCATTGGTGCCCTCATCCAAGCGTTTGGTTGGAGAGAAGCAGTGCCCGTCAGCATCGACAATGAGTTCGGGGAGGGACTAACACCTTACCTGACTACTGCTTTGCAAGAAGTTGGTGCTGGTATCCCTTATTGGAGTCTCATTCCTTCAATGGCCACTGATGACCAAATTATTGAAGAGCTTCACAGGTTGATGTCAATGCAAACCAGGGTATTCATAGTGCACATGTCGCCTTCACTTGGCTCTCGGTTTTTTGCTAAGGCAAGAGACATTGGCATGATGGAGGAAGGTAATGTTTGGATAACGACGAATGGGATGACTAACTCTTTTAGTTCCTCCAGTTCTTCTGTCGACATAGATAACATGCAAGGGGTGTTAGGCATAAAGACTAATGTTCCAAACACAAaagaacttgaaaattttagagCTAGATGGCAAACAAAATTCCAACAAGACAATCCAACCATCCTTAACGTTAAATTGGATGTTTTTGGACTATGGGCTTATGATGCTGCTTGGGCATTAGCCCTGGCGGTTGAGAAGGTGGGGGGTACAAACTTCAGCTTCCAAAAGATGAACAGTTCTCATAATTACTCTGTTTTGGGAAGCTTAGAGGTCTCTCAAGGTGGTCCTGAACTTGTCCGAGAGCTATCAGGTACGAGATTCAGAGGCCTTTCAGGAGATTTCAGTCTTATTAATGGGCAACTACAATCATCAACTTTTCAAATAGTTAATGTGAACGATAATGGGGAAAGAGGAATTGGATATTGGACACCCCAAAATGGACTTGTGAGAAACATAAATTCgaacagaaaaacaaacagaTACTCTACTTCTAATGCCAGTCTTGGACCTATTATATGGCCTGGAGACACCACCTTGGCTCCAAGGGGCTGGCAGATTCGCACGAACGGGACCTTAAAAGTCCTCGTCCCTGTGAAGCAAGGATTTGAAGAATTAGTAAGTGTGGTACATGATCATAGCACTAACACAGCCAAGGTTACTGGTGGATACTGCATAGAAGTCTTTGACGCTGTAATAAAAGCATTACCATTTCCTGTTCCTTATGAGTTTTATCCCTTTGCAAATCCTAATGGGGAGAGCGCTGGCAGTTACAATGATTTGATCAATCAAGTGTTTCTTGGGGTAGACCTCGCATTctatgctttctttttcttttttccttttttgctgATATTCACATTTTATTCTAGCAAAATTATCCAATTTCTTCACTGACAAATTGGCATTTTTACTTGGCAGAACTACGATGCTGCAGTTGGAGACATATCTATTAGAGCAAACAGATCCTTGTACGTTGACTTTACATTGCCATTCACAGAATCTGGGATATCAATGGTCGTCCCCGTCAAAGGCAATGATGGCGGTAAAAACACATGGGTGTTCTTGAAGCCTTTGACGTGGGATCTCTGGGTTACAATCGGCTGTTTTTTCATATTCATTGGTTTTGTGGTCTGGTTTCTTGAACACCGGATAAACGAAGACTTTCGTGGGCCTCCACATCACCAAATTGGCACAAGCTTTTGGTTCGCCTTCTCAACCATGGTTTTTGCACACCGTAAGTTCCACGCtttctattatatatatatatatatatatatatatatatataatttatgtCTCTGTcttaaaactcaaaacccAAATGGTAAAATGAGCTTTGCTTACTGTTTACATATTTTATGACTCATTTCTGTTTTCTCTTGAATTTTTCTAACAGGGGAACCAGTAGTGAGCAACTTGGGTAGGTTTGTAGTGATCATATGGTGCTTTGTTGTCCTCGTACTGACTCAAAGCTACACTGCCAGTTTATCATCAATCTTAACAATTCAACAGCTCCAACCAATAGTTACTGATGTGAACCTTCTCTTGAAGAATGGGGACAACGTTGGTTACCAAAAAGGCTCTTTTATTTATGGGATTTTGAGTAAGCTAGGGTTTAAGGACGATAAACTTAGGACCTATAATTCCGTAGAAGAATTAGATAAACTTCTTCAGAACGGGAATGAAAATGGAGGTATTTCTGCTGCTTTTGATGAAACACCCTACATGAAACTTCTTCTTGCAACCTATTGCTTGAAATATACCCTGGTCGAGCCAACATTTAAAGCCAATGGTTTTGCCTTTGTAAGTTGATCACTTGCTGTTTTTCGCTCTGGCTTTCTTTCTCCCGTTTAGTTTGGTACATATTTTACTGATCTgggatatttctttttcttctctttctttttgagtGTGACCTGCAGGTCTTCCAAAAAAGTTCACTTCTCACGCGTGATGTTTCGACAGCAATCACTCAAGTGCACGAGGGAGATAAAATGAAGGCCATCGAGGACAAGTGGTTCAAGAAAACAGCAAGTTGTTCAAACCCCAACACCGCGAGCTCTTACAACACTCTTAGCCTTGAAAGCTTTTGGGGCCTCTTCATTGTTGCTGGTGTTGCTTCATCATTAGCTCTCCTCATCTTTGCAGTCATGTTCCTCTATGAGCATAGCCACATTTTGACATGTGTTGATTCAAAAGCCTCATTTTGGACAAGAATTCGTCAAGTACTAAGAGCATATGATCAACAAGACAAGACTTGGCATGCTTACAAGAAAACCAGAAAAGAAGATGGTGTTCATGGAATTGCTGCGGTTGAATCTTCACCAAACACCAACTGTCTCTGCCTCAGAAGGCCATCAAGGTCAagcaaaccaaatcaaattgaaCCAGAAATTGTTCTTGAAGAGCAGAAGGGAACAATTTCTACTCAGCATATTGATTTGAATCCGAATGCTATAGAGTTAACGGCTATCACATAAACCATTAAATTTTGCTTTGGTTTGTTTGGCCAGATTCTCTTAAGGGTTTTTGTGAAGCTGAATTTGTATTACAAATCTCCATTGTGGTGTGGTGTAGAAATTACATCTTCGTTGTATGGAAGTTCTAACTTCTTCGCAAGTT
The window above is part of the Prunus dulcis chromosome 1, ALMONDv2, whole genome shotgun sequence genome. Proteins encoded here:
- the LOC117630331 gene encoding glutamate receptor 2.8-like yields the protein MPRVANLSRYSNMTKCPPNPVFLLFLFFRIFLVMAQNTTIPINVGVVLDLDTQFGKIELSCINMALSDFYASHSNYTTRLVLHTRDSARDVVVAADAALDLIKNVEVQAIIGLESSMQANFVIDLGDQAQVPIISFSATSPSLRGSYFFRIAQNDSSQVRAIGALIQAFGWREAVPVSIDNEFGEGLTPYLTTALQEVGAGIPYWSLIPSMATDDQIIEELHRLMSMQTRVFIVHMSPSLGSRFFAKARDIGMMEEGNVWITTNGMTNSFSSSSSSVDIDNMQGVLGIKTNVPNTKELENFRARWQTKFQQDNPTILNVKLDVFGLWAYDAAWALALAVEKVGGTNFSFQKMNSSHNYSVLGSLEVSQGGPELVRELSGTRFRGLSGDFSLINGQLQSSTFQIVNVNDNGERGIGYWTPQNGLVRNINSNRKTNRYSTSNASLGPIIWPGDTTLAPRGWQIRTNGTLKVLVPVKQGFEELVSVVHDHSTNTAKVTGGYCIEVFDAVIKALPFPVPYEFYPFANPNGESAGSYNDLINQVFLGNYDAAVGDISIRANRSLYVDFTLPFTESGISMVVPVKGNDGGKNTWVFLKPLTWDLWVTIGCFFIFIGFVVWFLEHRINEDFRGPPHHQIGTSFWFAFSTMVFAHREPVVSNLGRFVVIIWCFVVLVLTQSYTASLSSILTIQQLQPIVTDVNLLLKNGDNVGYQKGSFIYGILSKLGFKDDKLRTYNSVEELDKLLQNGNENGGISAAFDETPYMKLLLATYCLKYTLVEPTFKANGFAFVFQKSSLLTRDVSTAITQVHEGDKMKAIEDKWFKKTASCSNPNTASSYNTLSLESFWGLFIVAGVASSLALLIFAVMFLYEHSHILTCVDSKASFWTRIRQVLRAYDQQDKTWHAYKKTRKEDGVHGIAAVESSPNTNCLCLRRPSRSSKPNQIEPEIVLEEQKGTISTQHIDLNPNAIELTAIT